The proteins below are encoded in one region of Rhizobium sp. 9140:
- a CDS encoding magnesium transporter CorA family protein, which translates to MITVYDARGEAMVIDAASPAAAMPEDVVWIDMLRPDRAEDHLIERFLQIEIPTRDDLKDIEPSSRMYTTPDAVFMTASLVCRADSGHPDITDVAFVLARGKLITVRYDEPKAFDLFRAGLPRIVGGCSNGAMMLARLFETISDRTAEILEHAVASLDSLSQQVFGDRTQNKRRPPHYLEARLLDVASHHRLVAKTRDSLASLSRVLTFLYTVPALQETREAKELCRTVTRDVQSLTEHASFIFGNITFLLDASLGLISVEQNAIIKIFSIASVVFLPPTLVASLYGMNFEIMPELHWTYGYPMALIAMVVSAIVPFYIFRWKGWL; encoded by the coding sequence ATGATCACTGTCTATGACGCCCGGGGCGAGGCGATGGTCATCGACGCCGCCTCTCCGGCGGCCGCCATGCCCGAGGATGTCGTCTGGATCGACATGCTGCGTCCGGATCGCGCCGAGGATCACCTGATCGAGCGCTTTCTCCAGATCGAGATTCCCACCCGCGACGACCTCAAGGACATCGAGCCGTCGAGCCGCATGTACACAACGCCGGACGCCGTGTTCATGACGGCCTCGCTCGTCTGCCGCGCCGATAGCGGCCATCCCGATATCACCGACGTCGCCTTCGTGCTCGCGCGCGGCAAGCTGATCACCGTGCGCTACGACGAGCCGAAGGCCTTCGACCTCTTCCGCGCCGGCCTGCCGCGCATCGTCGGCGGCTGCTCCAACGGCGCGATGATGCTCGCCCGCCTGTTCGAGACCATTTCCGACCGCACGGCGGAGATCCTGGAGCACGCCGTCGCCAGCCTCGACAGTCTGTCCCAGCAGGTGTTCGGCGATCGCACCCAGAACAAGCGTCGTCCGCCGCATTATCTGGAAGCCCGGCTGCTCGATGTCGCCTCGCATCACCGGCTGGTGGCCAAGACCCGCGACAGTCTCGCCTCGCTCTCCCGCGTGCTGACCTTCCTCTATACCGTGCCCGCCTTGCAGGAGACGCGCGAGGCCAAGGAGCTTTGCCGCACCGTCACCCGCGACGTGCAGTCGCTGACGGAGCACGCCTCCTTCATCTTCGGCAACATCACCTTTCTTCTCGATGCCTCGCTCGGCCTCATCAGCGTCGAGCAGAACGCGATCATCAAGATCTTCTCCATCGCCTCGGTGGTATTCCTGCCGCCGACGCTGGTCGCCTCGCTCTACGGCATGAATTTCGAGATCATGCCGGAGCTTCACTGGACCTACGGCTATCCGATGGCGCTCATCGCCATGGTGGTCTCGGCCATCGTCCCGTTCTATATCTTCCGCTGGAAAGGCTGGCTCTGA
- a CDS encoding Mrp/NBP35 family ATP-binding protein, giving the protein MAADHAEVSKDRVFEALRAVRGPELEGNIVDLGLVSDVFISDAKVYFSITVPAERARELDPLRAAAERVVKDIPGVKGAMVALTADRKAGTPASRPAAPPVPGGPAGRTPSRAPGPAAAAHAHPAPRGPVKAGIPGVGAIIAVASGKGGVGKSTTSANLALALHANGLKVGILDADIYGPSMPRLLKISGRPEQIGGKMIRPMENYGLKVMSMGFLVDEEVAMIWRGPMIQSALLQMLREVAWGELDVLVVDMPPGTGDAQLTMAQQVPLAGAVIVSTPQDLALIDARKGLAMFRKVEVPVLGIVENMSYFIAPDTGARYDIFGHGGARNEAERIGVPFLGEVPLTIAIRETSDAGTPLVVLEPDGPVAAVYREIATKVWEQVSAAKADTSREMPSIVFE; this is encoded by the coding sequence ATGGCCGCTGATCACGCCGAGGTAAGCAAGGATAGGGTGTTTGAGGCCCTGAGGGCTGTGCGCGGCCCGGAGCTGGAAGGCAATATCGTCGATCTCGGCCTCGTCTCCGATGTCTTCATCTCGGATGCCAAGGTCTATTTCTCGATTACCGTGCCGGCCGAGCGCGCCCGCGAACTCGACCCCTTACGCGCCGCGGCCGAACGCGTCGTCAAGGATATCCCCGGCGTCAAGGGCGCGATGGTTGCCCTGACCGCCGACCGCAAGGCCGGGACACCCGCCTCGCGTCCAGCCGCTCCGCCCGTTCCCGGTGGTCCGGCCGGCCGAACACCCTCGCGAGCACCCGGCCCAGCGGCCGCCGCACACGCCCATCCCGCACCGCGCGGCCCCGTCAAGGCCGGCATTCCCGGCGTCGGCGCCATCATCGCGGTCGCCTCGGGCAAGGGTGGCGTCGGCAAGTCCACCACGTCGGCGAACCTCGCGCTCGCGCTCCATGCAAACGGACTGAAGGTCGGCATCCTCGATGCGGATATCTATGGCCCTTCCATGCCGCGGCTCCTGAAGATTTCCGGCCGGCCGGAGCAGATCGGCGGCAAGATGATCAGGCCGATGGAAAATTACGGCCTCAAGGTCATGTCGATGGGCTTTCTGGTGGATGAGGAGGTCGCGATGATCTGGCGCGGCCCGATGATCCAGTCGGCGCTGTTGCAAATGCTGCGAGAGGTCGCCTGGGGCGAACTCGACGTTCTCGTGGTCGATATGCCGCCCGGCACGGGTGACGCGCAACTGACGATGGCACAGCAGGTGCCGCTCGCCGGCGCCGTCATCGTCTCGACGCCGCAGGACCTCGCCCTGATCGACGCGCGCAAGGGTCTGGCCATGTTCCGCAAGGTCGAGGTGCCGGTGCTCGGCATCGTCGAAAATATGAGCTATTTCATCGCGCCCGATACCGGCGCCCGCTACGATATCTTCGGCCATGGCGGCGCCCGGAACGAGGCCGAGCGCATCGGCGTGCCCTTCCTCGGCGAGGTGCCGCTGACCATTGCCATCCGCGAAACGTCGGACGCGGGAACGCCGCTGGTGGTCCTGGAGCCGGATGGCCCCGTCGCCGCCGTCTACCGCGAGATCGCCACCAAAGTCTGGGAGCAGGTGTCGGCCGCCAAGGCGGACACCTCGCGCGAGATGCCGTCGATCGTCTTCGAGTAG